Sequence from the Planctomycetota bacterium genome:
CGCACGTCCACGTGCCGCGCCTCGTTGCTCCCCAGACGCACCACCTCGCCGCTCTCCAGCACGCGCAGCAGCTTCGACTGCATCGACAGCGGCATGTCCCCGATCTCGTCCAGGAACAGCGTCCCCCCGTCCGCGTACTCGAACACGCCCGCGCGCTCCTTGTCGGCCCCGGTAAAGGCCCCGCGCACGTGCCCGAACAGCGCGTCCTCCAGCAGGCTCTCGCTCTGCCCCGCGCAGTTGAACGGCGCGTACCGCGCCCCGCTCCGGCGGCTCGCCCGGTGCAGCGCCTGCGCCACCAGTTCCTTGCCCGTCCCGCTCTCACCGGTGATCAGCACCGGAATGTTCGACGGCGCCACCGTCCGGATCGTCCGCAGCACGCGCCGCATCGGCTCGCTCGCCGCGATGATCCCGTCAAACCCCGCCTGCTCGATCTTTTCCTTCAGCGAATCGTTCTGGTGCCGCAGCAGCACCGTCTCCGCCGCACGGTTCACGAGGTTCCGGAACACCTCCAGGTCCAGCGGCTTCTGAATGAAGTCGTACGCCCCGAGCTTGAACGCCGCCCGCGCCGTCGGCACGTCGCCGTGCGCTGTCACCAGCACCGTCTCCGCCCCCGCCTGCAGCCGTCGCGCCGCCTCCAGCACGCGCAGCCCCGCGTCCGACCCGTCCGCCGACACCACCCCCACGCCCGCCACCTCGAACCCCGCCGAGGCGGGCATCCGCAGGTCCGTGACGATCACGTCGAACGCGCCCAGCCGCAGCTCTTCGATCGCGTCCGCGACGCTGGTCACCACCGTGCACACGTGCCCCGGCCGGCGCAACGCGTCGGCCATCACGTCCGCGTGATCCACCTCGTCCTCGACGATCAGGACCTGCGCACGCGGGGTTTCTCGCACCGTCGACATCCGCCCATCGTAGTTTCCGCTCCGCACCCTCGCGCACCCGATACTCTCACCCGTGCGCGTCCTCGGCCTGGATCCCGGCCTCCGCATCACCGGCTACGCCTGCATCGCGCCGGGCGCCCG
This genomic interval carries:
- a CDS encoding sigma-54 dependent transcriptional regulator → MSTVRETPRAQVLIVEDEVDHADVMADALRRPGHVCTVVTSVADAIEELRLGAFDVIVTDLRMPASAGFEVAGVGVVSADGSDAGLRVLEAARRLQAGAETVLVTAHGDVPTARAAFKLGAYDFIQKPLDLEVFRNLVNRAAETVLLRHQNDSLKEKIEQAGFDGIIAASEPMRRVLRTIRTVAPSNIPVLITGESGTGKELVAQALHRASRRSGARYAPFNCAGQSESLLEDALFGHVRGAFTGADKERAGVFEYADGGTLFLDEIGDMPLSMQSKLLRVLESGEVVRLGSNEARHVDVRFVSATNRDLRAMSSQGTFREDLYFRINGTHVHVPALRERREDIPPLVAYAVDRYAAELAPSPTEVVVPGVTDTAMMRLTAYGWPGNVRQLLNVVRTTLVMCLSETRAPGERAMIDLRHIPDDVRADGADADDGPGGGASLAGTSLEQIEKRAIRETLRLTNGNREQAAALLGIGERTLYRKLREYGLR